A genomic stretch from Sulfurihydrogenibium azorense Az-Fu1 includes:
- a CDS encoding SCO family protein: MKKLLSFLIVLVFSTVSMAYNLQGSAKGYPKPAIEVENLVNEEGKPTKLSDFKGKVVILYFGFTNCQHVCPTVSASLKRISDALVEKGLKDKFQIVFITVDPKRDTPEVLKEYKKSHEFDTFTFLTGKEEDLKKVWKAYGIEVKEKEMEMKHGDHVMKHKMISHTPVITFIIDKNGKIVEDYKGIYLPEDKIIQDIEYLIKK, translated from the coding sequence ATGAAGAAGTTGCTAAGTTTTCTAATTGTACTTGTGTTTTCTACAGTATCTATGGCTTACAATCTGCAAGGAAGTGCAAAAGGCTATCCTAAACCTGCGATTGAAGTGGAAAATCTTGTTAATGAAGAAGGTAAACCTACAAAACTTTCAGACTTTAAAGGAAAGGTTGTTATACTTTACTTTGGCTTTACAAACTGTCAACATGTGTGTCCTACAGTAAGTGCATCTTTAAAAAGAATCTCAGATGCATTAGTTGAAAAGGGATTAAAAGATAAGTTTCAAATTGTATTTATAACTGTTGACCCTAAAAGAGATACTCCAGAAGTTTTAAAAGAGTATAAAAAGTCTCACGAGTTTGATACTTTTACATTCTTAACAGGGAAAGAAGAAGATTTAAAGAAGGTTTGGAAAGCTTACGGTATAGAAGTTAAAGAGAAAGAGATGGAGATGAAGCATGGAGACCACGTTATGAAACATAAAATGATCTCCCATACTCCTGTTATAACCTTTATAATAGACAAAAACGGTAAAATCGTAGAAGATTACAAAGGAATATACCTTCCGGAAGATAAGATAATACAGGATATTGAATATTTAATAAAAAAATAG
- a CDS encoding transporter, which yields MKKIIVASLVVLTLVTNSFAGKKALIWDDTETLGTGNYQNENYFFITKYTDETDGSYIFNFTYGYNDKTDIALNIPFGYLKNYENTYSDISDPFVEVKYRFYEKNGLKFAIKPFLGIPVKKDSDFSEGHLSYGITLISQADFEKLTFYANSSFMVHKDRILGQNEFFQSISAEYSLIDNLSVITTFFLSSYEETEKGGLIGIGYSKGKVEIGVGIGKVFNPNNDYSFYGGITFKFF from the coding sequence ATGAAAAAAATTATAGTAGCTTCTTTAGTAGTTTTGACCCTAGTTACAAACTCTTTTGCAGGTAAAAAAGCTTTAATATGGGATGATACAGAAACTCTTGGAACAGGCAACTATCAAAACGAAAACTACTTTTTTATAACAAAGTATACTGATGAAACAGATGGTAGCTACATATTTAACTTCACTTATGGCTATAACGATAAAACAGACATAGCTTTAAATATACCTTTTGGGTACTTAAAAAACTATGAGAACACTTACTCTGACATATCTGACCCATTTGTAGAAGTTAAATACAGATTTTACGAAAAAAATGGATTAAAATTTGCAATAAAGCCTTTTTTAGGTATTCCTGTAAAGAAAGATAGTGATTTTAGTGAAGGTCATCTAAGTTATGGCATTACTCTCATATCTCAAGCAGATTTTGAAAAATTAACCTTCTACGCTAACTCATCTTTTATGGTACATAAAGATAGAATACTAGGGCAAAACGAATTTTTTCAGTCTATTTCCGCAGAATACTCACTAATAGATAATCTAAGTGTAATTACAACTTTCTTTTTAAGCTCCTATGAAGAAACTGAGAAAGGTGGATTGATAGGTATAGGTTATAGTAAAGGAAAAGTAGAAATTGGTGTAGGAATAGGAAAAGTCTTTAACCCAAACAACGACTACTCGTTTTACGGTGGAATAACTTTTAAATTTTTCTAA
- a CDS encoding TraR/DksA family transcriptional regulator, translating into MNHLTPQQIEELKNILIEWKNRIIEDTKQNTGEALSFEGADEMERAEAEAGRILTLRTLDRERKLLKKIEETLLKIEYGVYGICESCGAEIPYERLKARPVASLCINCKVKQEEDEE; encoded by the coding sequence ATGAATCATTTAACACCACAGCAGATAGAAGAGTTAAAAAACATACTTATTGAGTGGAAAAACAGAATAATAGAGGATACAAAACAAAATACTGGAGAAGCTCTATCTTTTGAAGGTGCTGATGAGATGGAAAGAGCAGAAGCTGAGGCGGGAAGAATTCTTACCCTTAGGACTTTAGATAGAGAAAGAAAATTACTTAAAAAGATAGAAGAGACGCTTTTAAAGATAGAGTACGGAGTTTACGGTATATGTGAGTCTTGTGGTGCAGAGATTCCCTATGAAAGACTAAAAGCCCGTCCTGTAGCATCTTTATGTATAAACTGTAAAGTTAAACAGGAGGAAGACGAAGAATGA
- a CDS encoding nicotinamidase — MKVKLTDKDALIVVDMQNDFMPYGVLPVKDADKIVPTINSYIELFEKMSNPVFFTRDWHPENHISFKGFGGIWPAHCVQNTEGAKFHPDLKIPSDNKFIISKGTSPDFDAYSGFQGTNLHSLLQERGIKRLFICGVATDFCVKNTAIGGLNLGYQVFLLVDAIKSVFPEKEKEVIKDLLDKTTVALTLKDIDG; from the coding sequence ATGAAGGTAAAGTTAACTGACAAAGATGCTTTAATAGTGGTTGATATGCAAAACGATTTTATGCCTTACGGCGTCCTTCCTGTAAAAGATGCGGATAAGATAGTACCTACTATAAACAGTTATATTGAGCTTTTTGAAAAAATGTCAAACCCTGTTTTTTTTACAAGAGACTGGCATCCAGAAAATCATATATCATTTAAAGGATTTGGTGGTATATGGCCTGCCCACTGTGTCCAGAACACCGAAGGTGCAAAATTTCATCCAGATTTAAAAATACCATCTGATAATAAATTTATAATCTCAAAAGGAACAAGCCCAGATTTTGATGCATACTCCGGATTTCAAGGTACTAACTTACACTCTCTCTTACAAGAAAGAGGTATAAAAAGACTTTTTATATGTGGCGTTGCAACAGATTTCTGTGTAAAAAATACGGCTATAGGTGGTTTAAACTTAGGTTATCAAGTTTTCCTTTTGGTTGATGCGATAAAATCTGTATTTCCAGAAAAAGAGAAAGAAGTTATTAAAGACCTTTTAGATAAAACTACTGTGGCTTTAACATTAAAAGATATAGATGGTTAA
- a CDS encoding bifunctional 3'-5' exonuclease/DNA polymerase — translation MVNYITQSKELTALKEKLKDLPYVYLDTEVAVKDFEKVDYFNDKVRLIQIGTQEDIFVIDAFKVERDTLKEFLKEVLESKGIVGHNLKFDLKFLATNFDVYPKVVFDTFIASKILAKGDNSQKHSLSAVAVRLTDEEVDKTYQTSPWWVENLTKEQIEYSAKDIEVLRSIFREQVVRLNEEQTHLKSSGETYKVFGVVNPVAALEMAFLPCLVSIELSGIPIDEKQLSNLIKNSKTTFQNLYIEFKRKYYIDPFSPQQVANFLTKKLGLKLPKTEKGSFSSQDVHLKPYEDKPEVKTLLSIRYEKKTLDKLEELSKYVKNSRVYGEFKQIGASTGRMSSYKPNLQNIPKNLKSIFRAPDGYLFIIADYSQIELRIAAEYTKDKSMIKAFQEKKDLHKLTASVITGKDYQEITKEERNLAKAINFGLIYGISPKSLVEYAKNNYDIDITLSQAKTFHENFFNFYPKFKEWHENVKNYLEKHKFIQVETLLGRKLIAYKFTDAVNYPIQGSGSDLLKMAVVLFYKSLLDLDAKVVNLVHDEIVVEVKQEDVDKVQEILSQSMEKAGRYLLKEVPVEFEINVSKSWSKE, via the coding sequence ATGGTTAACTACATAACACAAAGTAAAGAACTTACTGCTTTAAAGGAAAAGTTAAAAGACTTGCCTTACGTTTACTTAGATACAGAAGTAGCTGTAAAAGACTTTGAAAAGGTAGACTACTTTAACGACAAAGTAAGACTTATCCAGATAGGTACACAAGAAGATATTTTTGTTATAGATGCTTTCAAGGTAGAAAGAGATACTTTAAAAGAGTTTTTAAAAGAAGTTTTAGAAAGTAAAGGCATTGTAGGACATAACCTTAAGTTTGATTTAAAATTTTTAGCAACCAATTTTGATGTATATCCAAAAGTAGTGTTTGATACATTTATAGCCTCTAAAATCCTCGCAAAGGGAGATAACTCTCAAAAACATTCCCTTTCCGCAGTAGCAGTTAGATTAACAGATGAAGAAGTAGATAAGACTTATCAAACTTCACCTTGGTGGGTAGAAAACCTAACAAAAGAACAGATAGAGTACTCAGCAAAAGATATAGAAGTTTTAAGGTCAATTTTTAGAGAGCAAGTTGTTAGACTGAACGAAGAACAGACCCATTTAAAATCCTCTGGGGAAACTTACAAAGTCTTTGGAGTAGTGAACCCAGTAGCTGCTTTAGAGATGGCATTTTTACCTTGTTTAGTATCAATAGAACTATCAGGAATACCCATAGATGAAAAACAGCTTAGTAATCTTATAAAAAACTCAAAGACCACCTTCCAAAACCTATACATAGAATTTAAAAGGAAGTACTATATAGACCCATTTTCTCCACAACAAGTAGCAAACTTTTTAACAAAAAAGTTAGGGTTAAAACTACCAAAAACAGAAAAAGGGTCTTTTTCATCTCAAGATGTACATTTAAAGCCCTATGAAGATAAACCAGAAGTAAAAACTCTTCTTTCTATCAGATACGAAAAGAAAACCCTTGATAAGTTAGAAGAACTTTCTAAGTATGTTAAAAACTCAAGAGTGTATGGAGAGTTTAAACAGATAGGAGCTTCAACTGGTAGAATGTCCTCTTACAAACCAAACCTTCAAAACATACCAAAAAACCTAAAAAGTATCTTTAGAGCTCCTGACGGATACTTGTTTATAATCGCAGATTACTCCCAGATAGAACTTAGAATAGCCGCAGAGTACACAAAAGACAAAAGTATGATAAAAGCATTTCAAGAGAAGAAAGACCTTCACAAACTCACAGCTTCAGTAATAACAGGAAAAGATTACCAAGAGATAACAAAAGAAGAAAGAAACCTTGCAAAGGCTATAAACTTTGGGCTTATCTACGGTATATCTCCAAAATCATTGGTAGAGTATGCAAAAAACAATTACGATATAGATATAACACTTTCTCAAGCAAAAACTTTTCACGAAAACTTTTTTAACTTCTATCCAAAATTTAAAGAATGGCACGAAAATGTTAAAAATTACTTAGAAAAACACAAGTTTATTCAGGTTGAAACACTACTTGGAAGAAAACTTATAGCTTATAAATTTACAGACGCAGTAAACTATCCTATACAAGGGAGTGGAAGTGATTTACTTAAAATGGCAGTTGTACTATTTTATAAGAGTTTATTAGACTTAGACGCAAAGGTTGTAAATCTTGTCCACGATGAGATAGTTGTTGAAGTAAAACAAGAAGACGTAGACAAAGTTCAAGAAATACTCTCTCAATCTATGGAAAAGGCAGGAAGGTACTTACTAAAAGAAGTTCCTGTAGAGTTTGAGATAAACGTATCAAAATCTTGGAGCAAAGAGTAG
- a CDS encoding recombination protein O N-terminal domain-containing protein codes for MYTLFKDQAIVLKRTFVGEKDLSLVVYTKKLGRESIFIQNGQLIKNLPVVSLTEFNWFSGVFFKIKDRLYISEIDNFKNVAIEIVKEYNRFLSAYNIISWIYNFAPHQDERIFILLKKTLYYLTLAKDTNLLELAFLVRLVYLNGELNLNAIDLDTQERDLLTFLLKTPISKISSLLGEENQNPQKLKEKLLSFTHSL; via the coding sequence TTGTACACACTCTTTAAAGACCAAGCCATAGTTTTAAAAAGAACATTTGTAGGAGAGAAGGATTTAAGTTTAGTCGTTTACACTAAAAAGTTAGGCAGGGAGAGTATTTTTATCCAAAACGGGCAGCTTATAAAAAATCTCCCAGTAGTCTCTCTAACCGAGTTTAACTGGTTTTCTGGAGTCTTTTTTAAAATAAAAGACAGGCTTTATATAAGCGAGATTGATAACTTTAAAAATGTTGCTATTGAAATTGTAAAAGAGTACAACAGATTTTTATCAGCTTACAACATTATCAGCTGGATTTACAACTTTGCTCCTCATCAAGATGAGAGAATTTTTATACTCCTTAAAAAAACTTTGTATTACCTTACTTTAGCTAAAGATACAAATTTACTAGAGCTTGCATTTTTAGTAAGACTTGTTTATCTAAACGGTGAACTAAATCTAAATGCTATTGACCTTGACACTCAAGAAAGAGATTTACTAACCTTTCTTTTAAAAACTCCTATATCTAAAATCTCCTCTCTCTTAGGTGAAGAAAACCAAAATCCACAAAAATTAAAGGAAAAACTCCTATCTTTTACCCACTCTCTGTAA
- a CDS encoding GDP-mannose 4,6-dehydratase, producing the protein MKKVLLTGVAGFIGWKTGKFLLEKGVEVVGIDNMNNYYDVRLKEYRKKDLENYENFKFYPVDIENLGALEVIFKDHKFDCVINLAARAGVRYSMINPHVYMTTNANGTLNLLEMMKKYQVRKMVLASTSSLYAGQPMPFKEDLPVNTPISPYAASKKAAEVMAYTYHYLYGIDVSIVRYFTVYGPAGRPDMSIFRFIKWIDEGKPIILYGDGSQSRDFTYVDDIAEGTILSTKELGYEIINLGGGKNPISLNTVIQTIEKYLNKKAVIDYRPFHKADLKETWADITKAEKLLGWKPKVSFEEGIKKTVEWYLENREFLKDIEVGNE; encoded by the coding sequence ATGAAAAAAGTTCTTCTAACAGGAGTTGCTGGATTTATAGGTTGGAAGACAGGAAAATTTTTACTGGAAAAAGGTGTTGAAGTTGTAGGTATTGATAATATGAATAACTACTACGATGTAAGACTGAAAGAGTATAGAAAAAAAGATTTAGAAAATTACGAAAACTTTAAGTTTTATCCAGTTGATATAGAAAATTTAGGAGCTCTTGAAGTGATCTTTAAGGACCACAAGTTTGATTGTGTTATCAACCTTGCTGCAAGAGCTGGAGTAAGATACAGTATGATAAACCCTCATGTGTATATGACTACAAACGCAAATGGAACATTGAACCTACTTGAGATGATGAAAAAGTATCAAGTTAGAAAGATGGTTTTAGCTTCTACATCTTCACTTTACGCAGGACAACCAATGCCTTTTAAAGAAGACTTACCTGTAAACACTCCCATATCTCCTTATGCTGCATCAAAAAAAGCAGCTGAAGTAATGGCTTACACTTACCACTATTTATATGGTATTGACGTTTCAATTGTAAGATACTTTACCGTTTACGGACCTGCAGGAAGACCAGATATGAGTATCTTTAGATTTATAAAATGGATAGATGAAGGAAAACCAATAATACTTTACGGAGATGGCTCCCAATCAAGGGATTTTACATACGTTGACGATATTGCAGAAGGGACGATTTTATCAACTAAAGAGTTAGGTTATGAGATAATAAACTTAGGCGGTGGTAAAAATCCTATAAGTCTAAATACAGTAATCCAAACGATAGAAAAGTACCTTAACAAAAAGGCAGTTATAGACTACAGACCTTTTCATAAAGCAGATTTAAAAGAAACGTGGGCAGATATAACAAAAGCAGAAAAACTTTTAGGTTGGAAACCAAAAGTAAGTTTTGAAGAGGGAATAAAGAAAACCGTTGAGTGGTATCTGGAAAATAGGGAGTTTTTAAAGGATATAGAAGTTGGAAATGAGTAA
- a CDS encoding dihydroorotate dehydrogenase, translating to MEKDVLKHTLFGIEFKNPVWTASGTFSYGLEVAKLYDLSLLGAIVVKGLSLKPRKGNMPERIVETPAGMLNSIGLQNPGVDYFINETLPKLKKYDTRIFANVFGEDEEEYLAVAERLDRADGVDGLELNVSCPNVKKGGIAFGSDPQVLYDLVYKLKKITKKPLLVKLSPNVTNILDTADACVSANADGLVLINTLLGVAIDVEREKPILSTITGGLSGPAILPIAVRMIWQVYAKYGSKVAIIGVGGISNTQDALQHILAGAVAIQVGTANFYDPYSPLKIIDGLKQHVIKKGYSHYSEMVGKAHKMILKEV from the coding sequence ATGGAAAAAGATGTTTTAAAACATACACTGTTTGGAATAGAGTTTAAAAATCCTGTTTGGACTGCTTCAGGGACTTTTAGCTATGGTCTTGAAGTTGCAAAGTTATACGACCTATCACTACTTGGTGCCATAGTTGTAAAGGGGCTTTCTTTAAAACCAAGAAAAGGTAATATGCCAGAAAGAATTGTTGAAACTCCTGCCGGAATGCTTAACTCTATAGGACTACAGAATCCTGGGGTAGATTACTTTATAAATGAAACCTTACCTAAGTTGAAAAAGTATGATACAAGAATATTTGCAAACGTTTTTGGAGAAGATGAAGAGGAATATTTAGCCGTTGCAGAAAGGTTAGATAGAGCCGACGGTGTAGATGGACTTGAGCTAAACGTTTCTTGTCCTAACGTAAAAAAAGGTGGAATAGCCTTCGGAAGTGACCCTCAAGTCCTTTACGACCTTGTTTACAAGCTGAAAAAGATAACCAAAAAACCTCTTTTAGTCAAACTATCTCCAAATGTGACAAACATACTTGATACTGCAGATGCTTGCGTTAGTGCCAATGCTGATGGATTAGTATTGATAAATACTCTTTTAGGTGTTGCAATAGATGTAGAAAGAGAAAAACCTATCCTATCTACAATAACAGGCGGATTGTCTGGACCGGCAATCTTACCTATAGCCGTTAGAATGATATGGCAAGTTTATGCAAAGTATGGTAGTAAAGTAGCCATAATTGGTGTAGGTGGTATATCAAACACACAGGATGCTCTTCAACATATACTTGCTGGAGCTGTTGCTATACAGGTAGGAACTGCAAACTTTTACGACCCATACTCTCCGTTGAAAATAATTGACGGTTTAAAGCAACATGTGATTAAAAAAGGTTATAGTCATTACAGTGAAATGGTAGGAAAAGCCCATAAAATGATTTTAAAGGAGGTTTAA
- a CDS encoding antibiotic biosynthesis monooxygenase family protein has product MIVVLTKFPIKSEFMKDFEERSKERFGEHGIDKMEGFLGMKILAGRSFPSMPQNNQVVIITYWKDMESFLNYTKSQAFAEAHKNPPPKEWFVGNPSVEIYEVIKEV; this is encoded by the coding sequence GTGATTGTTGTTTTAACAAAATTTCCAATCAAATCAGAGTTTATGAAAGATTTTGAAGAAAGGTCTAAAGAAAGGTTTGGAGAGCACGGAATAGACAAGATGGAAGGTTTTTTAGGTATGAAAATTTTAGCAGGAAGAAGTTTTCCATCAATGCCACAGAACAATCAAGTTGTAATAATTACCTACTGGAAAGATATGGAAAGTTTTTTAAATTACACAAAGAGCCAAGCCTTTGCAGAAGCACATAAAAATCCTCCACCAAAAGAATGGTTTGTTGGAAATCCTTCTGTAGAAATATATGAAGTTATCAAAGAAGTATAG
- a CDS encoding c-type cytochrome, translating to MGENTTIRWILFFFFPALFVYGLLHVYSSKPAQAKKTAELTEMEEGGRKVYNKFCVGCHGENGDGNSMAAPFFKDKPPNFHTGVFRWKSTPEGTLPTDEDLLHVLNWGIPQTPMPSFHLVPEVQKRAVIAYIKTFSDRWKKEQPGESVYTKIKEIPPYFGTKESIEKGKELYAANCTACHGENGKGDGPIAATLPVPPTNLTYPVRAAGPSPKDTFRVLTVGLEGSPMPKFDHLSEEDRWHLVSYIAYLMNQGK from the coding sequence ATGGGAGAAAACACAACTATCAGGTGGATCCTGTTCTTCTTCTTCCCGGCACTTTTCGTGTACGGATTGCTCCACGTTTACTCTTCTAAACCGGCTCAAGCTAAAAAAACAGCTGAGCTTACAGAGATGGAAGAGGGGGGTCGTAAGGTTTACAACAAGTTCTGTGTAGGTTGTCACGGTGAAAACGGAGATGGTAACAGTATGGCAGCTCCTTTCTTCAAAGACAAACCACCAAACTTTCACACTGGTGTGTTTAGATGGAAGTCAACTCCAGAAGGTACACTTCCAACAGATGAAGACCTTTTACATGTATTAAACTGGGGTATTCCTCAAACTCCAATGCCATCTTTTCACTTAGTACCTGAAGTTCAAAAGAGAGCTGTTATTGCTTACATCAAAACATTCTCTGATAGATGGAAAAAAGAACAACCTGGAGAGTCTGTTTACACAAAGATTAAAGAAATACCACCTTATTTTGGAACTAAAGAGTCTATTGAAAAAGGAAAAGAGTTGTATGCAGCAAACTGTACAGCTTGTCACGGTGAAAACGGAAAAGGAGATGGTCCAATTGCGGCAACTTTACCTGTTCCGCCAACAAACTTAACTTATCCCGTAAGAGCAGCAGGTCCTTCTCCAAAAGATACGTTCAGAGTTTTAACTGTTGGTTTAGAAGGATCTCCAATGCCTAAGTTTGACCATTTATCAGAAGAAGACAGATGGCATTTAGTTTCTTACATAGCGTATTTAATGAACCAAGGAAAATAA
- a CDS encoding cbb3-type cytochrome c oxidase subunit I — MAAATTTAGEVQLTNLVNYTLVKLHVAMGLIFFIIVGLMGFLYSLQLDGIYPFPGIEFLSPGRVRMIHTAGAAYGFLVNMFTGLLYWAVPRFTGYKVFDEKYLGGFMFIGLQAAVLITVVAILFLGQADNVEWGETPWWLDPIIVAWLLLHAVQFGTPILKASQKAPLYVTGWYVSAMLVWTPLVVFMGNFIPRFWSAGSGAGAVQSTFIHDLVGLYVTPVAWGLMYYFVPVIMKKPMWSHGLSLLGFWGLAFFYPMNGVHHFLWSPIPMFAQYSAVFATVAIEFAVTSVLINFMMTLRGSAEVLKYNVPLRYMYTGAIFYWITCFQCAFHVTLTFQKVIHFTDWVTGHAHLIMFGTFGMWVLGMAEYVWPRLFGKETMYSKGMSEGAYWLLTIGVIAMFVDLTAAGLVQGFDWIGLNPWIDSVNFSKPFWYFRSVAGIMMLTGLLMYAMNFYKTATAGKGLEAQLRNA; from the coding sequence ATGGCAGCTGCTACAACAACAGCAGGTGAAGTTCAGTTAACCAATTTGGTTAACTATACACTTGTTAAGCTACACGTTGCAATGGGTTTGATATTCTTTATCATCGTAGGTTTAATGGGATTCCTTTACTCTTTACAGCTTGACGGTATATATCCTTTCCCGGGTATTGAGTTTTTATCTCCTGGTAGAGTAAGAATGATTCACACTGCAGGAGCGGCTTATGGATTTTTGGTAAACATGTTTACTGGATTGCTTTACTGGGCTGTTCCAAGATTTACAGGGTACAAAGTTTTTGATGAAAAGTATCTTGGAGGATTTATGTTTATAGGTCTTCAAGCAGCAGTTTTAATAACTGTTGTAGCTATACTTTTCTTAGGTCAAGCAGACAACGTTGAATGGGGTGAAACTCCATGGTGGCTTGATCCAATTATAGTTGCTTGGTTGTTACTACATGCTGTTCAGTTTGGTACTCCTATACTTAAAGCATCTCAAAAAGCTCCACTTTATGTTACAGGTTGGTATGTTTCTGCAATGTTAGTATGGACTCCTCTTGTTGTATTTATGGGTAACTTTATACCAAGGTTCTGGTCTGCAGGTTCTGGAGCAGGAGCAGTTCAATCTACATTTATTCACGATTTAGTTGGTCTTTACGTTACTCCAGTTGCATGGGGATTAATGTACTACTTTGTTCCTGTTATCATGAAAAAACCAATGTGGTCTCATGGTCTTTCTTTACTTGGTTTCTGGGGATTAGCATTCTTCTATCCTATGAATGGTGTTCACCACTTTTTGTGGTCTCCAATTCCAATGTTTGCTCAGTACTCAGCTGTATTTGCAACAGTTGCTATTGAGTTTGCAGTTACATCAGTTCTAATCAACTTTATGATGACTTTAAGAGGATCTGCAGAAGTACTCAAATACAATGTACCACTAAGATATATGTATACAGGAGCTATATTTTACTGGATTACTTGTTTCCAATGTGCATTTCATGTTACTTTAACTTTCCAAAAAGTAATTCACTTTACAGACTGGGTTACTGGACACGCACACCTTATAATGTTTGGAACATTTGGTATGTGGGTTCTTGGAATGGCAGAGTATGTATGGCCAAGACTGTTTGGTAAAGAAACAATGTACTCAAAAGGTATGTCAGAAGGTGCTTACTGGTTGTTAACAATAGGTGTTATCGCTATGTTCGTTGACCTTACAGCTGCTGGACTAGTACAAGGATTTGACTGGATAGGATTAAACCCTTGGATAGACTCTGTAAACTTCTCTAAACCTTTCTGGTACTTTAGATCTGTTGCTGGTATTATGATGTTAACTGGATTACTAATGTATGCTATGAACTTCTACAAAACAGCAACAGCTGGAAAAGGTTTAGAAGCTCAACTCAGAAATGCATAA
- a CDS encoding cbb3-type cytochrome c oxidase subunit II produces the protein MGKMERFPFVVLVAGLLFFLFADFISWALPIFVLKDIPMKKVSDLAAEAKAKNTSAWADFERIAMYYPEQFKKYYGEVNEKSFEKALRIGHHWYVAEGCWNCHSQMIRPVSNETLRFGIPGVSNTVSYPSEYQNELQAPVLWGTKRIGPDLIREAAVHNVDWQVAHLYDPQTTSPGSNMPGYPWYFEKDKNGNIVPNERGIGLLTYIMWLGSWEVKPTKEWALK, from the coding sequence ATGGGTAAAATGGAACGTTTTCCGTTTGTAGTCTTAGTAGCAGGGCTGTTGTTCTTCTTATTTGCAGACTTTATATCTTGGGCTTTGCCTATCTTTGTATTAAAAGATATACCAATGAAAAAAGTTTCAGACCTTGCAGCTGAAGCTAAGGCTAAAAATACATCTGCTTGGGCAGATTTTGAAAGAATAGCCATGTACTATCCTGAACAGTTTAAAAAGTATTATGGTGAAGTAAATGAGAAGTCTTTTGAAAAGGCTTTAAGAATTGGACATCACTGGTATGTTGCAGAAGGATGTTGGAACTGCCACTCTCAGATGATAAGACCAGTTTCTAACGAGACCCTCAGATTTGGAATACCGGGTGTATCTAACACAGTATCTTATCCTTCTGAGTATCAAAATGAACTACAAGCTCCAGTTCTATGGGGTACAAAGAGAATTGGTCCAGACCTAATAAGAGAAGCTGCAGTACACAATGTTGATTGGCAAGTTGCTCATTTATACGACCCTCAAACAACTTCTCCCGGATCTAATATGCCTGGATATCCTTGGTACTTTGAAAAGGATAAAAATGGTAATATAGTTCCTAACGAAAGAGGCATAGGACTACTTACTTATATTATGTGGCTTGGATCTTGGGAAGTAAAACCAACTAAAGAGTGGGCATTGAAGTAA